The DNA sequence GTTAAATCTGCGATTATGGTTTGACAGAGCTCCACTAGCACGCCACCGGCGCTTTTGGGGTGTACAAAGCACACAAGCTTGTTGTCGGCGCCGCGCTTGGGGGCCTCGTTGAGCAGCACAAAGCCTTCGGTGCGCAACCGGGCCATTTCGGCCTCGATGTCGTCGACCTCGAAGGCCACGTGGTGAATGCCGGCGGGCTTCTTTTCCAGGAACCTGGTGATGGCGCTTTCGGGGCTGGTGCCGGCCAGCAGCTCGATTTTGGAGCCGCCCACTTGGAAAAAGACCGTGTCGACGGCTTCGCTGGCCACGTGCTCAGTTTTGTAGGGCTCCGTACCCAATAGCTTGGCGTAGAGGGCCGTGGCGGCGGCTAAGTCGGGCACGGCCAGGCCGAGGTGTTCGAGGTTAGTGAGCATGAAAAGGCCGGGGCAGTTATTATTAGGAATGTTTCTATTTTTGTGGGCCCAAAGAAAACCGTTTATCTTGAAACGGTGTTCTTACGACGGGTTGGTTTTCTGCCGCCCCCCCTATCCCGCCAACAACCGCTCTTGCGCAATGCTTAAGCTCCCTATTTACCTCGATAACAACTCCACCACGCCCCTCGACCCGCGGGTCCTGGAAACAATGATGCCCTACCTGACCGATGTATTCGGCAACGCGGCCTCGCGCAACCACCCCTTCGGCTGGGCCGCGGAGGAGGGTGTAGACTACGCCCGCACCCAGATTGCCCAGCTCATCGGCTGCGACGCCAAGGAGATTATCTTTACCAGCGGCGCAACCGAAGGCGATAACCTCGGCATCAAGGGCGTATTTGAGATGTACGCTCAGAAGGGTAACCACGTCATTACCACCACCACCGAGCACAAGGCCATCCTCGATACGTGCAATCACCTCGAGAAAATCGGGGGCCGCGTGACCTACCTGCCGGTGGATGAGTTAGGCCTCATTAGCCTAGCCGACCTCGAAGCCGCTATGACGCCCGAGACGATTCTGGTGACCATTATGTACGGCAATAACGAGACGGGCACTATCCAGCCCATCCGCGAAATTGCCGCCATCGCCCACAAGCACGGGGCCCTGTTCATGACCGACGGTACGCAGGCCGTTGGTAAGATTCCGGTAGATGTGAACGCCGATGGCATCGACATCATGGCCTTCACGGCTCACAAAATGTACGGTCCTAAGGGCATTGGGGCCCTGTACGTACGCCGCAAAAACCCGCGCGTCAAGGTTACGGCCCAGATGGACGGTGGCGGCCATGAGCGCGGTATGCGCTCGGGTACCCTCAACGTGCCCGGCATTGTGGGCATGGGCAAGGCCTGCGAGCTGGCCCGCCTGGAAATGGCAGCCGACGCAGCCCGCCTCAGCGTGATGCGCGACCGCCTGCAAGCCGAGTTGATGACGCTGGAAGAAACCTACGTGAACGGCTCGGTAGAAAGCCGCTTGCCCCACGTGGCCAACATCAGCTTCAAGTACGTGGAGGGCGAAGGCCTGATGATGGGCATTAAGGACTTGGCCGTGTCGTCGGGTTCGGCCTGTACTTCGGCCTCGCTGGAGCCCAGCTACGTGCTGAAGGCCCTGGGCCTGAGCGACGACCTGGCCCACAGCAGCCTGCGCTTCGGCCTGAGCCGCTTCACCACCGACGAGCAAATCGACTACGCCATCAACCACGTGAAAGAGGCCGTCACCAAGCTCCGCGAAATGTCGCCCCTGTGGGAAATGCACAAGGAAGGCATTGACCTCAGCAAAATTGAGTGGGCGGAACACTGATAACGAAGGGTTTGGGGGTGCAAAGGCAGAAGTTTAGGAATTAATCCTCCCGACTTCGCTCTTTACCCTCCTACCCGCTTACCTTCACAACTTCATACCCTACTAAAATGGCTTATTCCGATAAAGTAATCGACCACTACAGCAACCCCCGCAACGTGGGCACGCTGGACAAAAGCAAGAAAAACGTAGGCACCGGCCTAGTGGGGGCCCCCGAGTGCGGCGACGTAATGCGCCTGCAAATCGAGGTGGACAAAGCCACCAACACCATCACCGACGCCAAATTCAAAACTTTCGGCTGCGGCTCGGCCATTGCGTCGTCGTCGCTGGCCACGGAGTGGCTGAAAGGCAAGACCGTGGACGAGGCCCTGGCCATCGACAACATGGAGATTGTGGAAGAGCTGGCCCTGCCGCCGGTAAAAATTCACTGCTCGGTGCTGGCCGAAGACGCCATCAAATCGGCTATTTCGGACTACCGCGTGAAGAACGGCCTACCCGCTCTGGAGCTGGCCCACCACTAAGCCACCGAAACCAAAAAGTAGCTGTCGCAGCAGATTGGTGAAAAGCCAGTCTGCTGCGACAGCTACTTTTTTGTCTTATTTAGAATCCTTCTTGGCTGTATATTTGTTAGGAAGTTGCAGCGTCTGCTGAAAATGGGCCCCGCCCGCGCACTGAAACGAATAACTGTTCCTGCTATGATTACCGTATCCGACAAAGCCAAGGAGAAAGTGGAGCGCCTGATGCACGACTCGGAGCTGGACGCCACGTACCGCCTGCGAGCGTCGGTGGCCGGCGGCGGCTGCTCGGGCCTGAGCTACAAGCTGGACTTCGACAACGAGGTGCGGCCGATGGACCAGGAGTTTGAGGACAAAGGCGTGCACGTGGTGGTGGATATGAAAAGCTTCCTGTACTTAGCCGGCACCGAACTGGATTTCTCGGACGGCCTGAACGGCAAGGGCTTCCAGTTCAACAACCCCAACGCCTCCCGCTCCTGCGGCTGCGGCGAGAGCTTTTCAGTGTAATCCACATTAAATACCCGAATGAATTAGGGGCCCCGTGCAATGCGTACGGGGCCCCTATTCTTTTGGCCTAATCCGTGCATGGGGCCCCCGGCACCGCCGAATTAGTTTGCTCCGCGGTTTCGTAAAATGCTCACCGCACCCGCACCAGTAGCTGCTCGGCGGCGTCCCGGTCTGGTGCGGCGGGTAGGGCCGAGGCGGCGAAGGTGGCCTCTACCCGAATTACCAGCTGTTCAGCCTCGGCCACCAGGGCCCCGTATTCGAATTCGCCGCGGCGGATTTACAGCAGGAATTCCCGGTTGGGGCGGCGCACGTGCAGTTGGCCGGTTTCGGCGATTTCGCCGGCCATTTGCAGCAGCCGGAACACGTGTAGCATGTTCTTGGCGTCGTAGTTCTTGCCGTGCTGCACCGTGTTCTGGTAGCGCTCAGCGTTGCGCTTGGCCACCCAATCCCAGTATTCCCGGAACACGCGGCAGTAGGTGCTGTAGCCGTTGCGGTTGAAGGAGAGGTAAGCAACCGGCGCCACGCCCTTGGGCACGGCCGAGAGCAGCACATCCTGCGACGTATCCGCGTCGCGCACCAAGCCCCGGTAACCCAAGCCCCGGTAACCCAAGCCCCGGCCGGGCGTCTCGTCCACAAACAGCGCGTAGAGGTCTGTAAGGTGGGGCACGTTGGCCAGGCCGCACTGCGCGGCATCGTAGCCCTACCGCGCCAGCCACGGGCCCACGGGCTGGCCCCCCGCGCCCACCGTCACGTAGCAGAAGTCCAGCACGGCCTTGCGGGCTGGCGGCTCGGGGTGGTTAATCTTCTTGTTTAGGCCCTTGGCCTTGCGAATCTGCGCCACGGCGTATTCGGCGAAGCTCTGCCGGCAGAGCTGGGAGAGGAAGTCCGGGGCCCTAAACTGCGCAAACAGCGGGTGCTGGTAGATGATGCAATCGGCCGGCGTGCCCAGTAGCTCCAGCACCGTAGGGTTATTTTTCAGCAGAAGCTCCACGAAGCGGAGTAGCTCGTAAAACACCTCATCGTTGGTCGCATTCGCCACCTGCGGCACGTAATCTAAGCCAAAAAACTGGTCTTCCGGCAGCACAAACACGCCCTTCAAATCGGTATCCGAGTGCGGCAAATCCGTGCCGTACGCCCGGCTGCCGCTTACGGCTTCGAATAAAATAAGGCCCTCGTGGCGCAAATCGGCAATGGTCATGGGGCGAAAGTAGCGCACGCGCAACGCCGCCGTAGCGCGGGGTTTGCTGGTTAACTGCTACGCCAGCCTCGGCGCAAAATCTCCTGCGCCAACGCGCCGTCCCAAAACCGCCCCCGCCGGCTTACCCCGCAAACGCCTCCCGTAGCAGCGCCCGGAGTAGCGCATCCAGCTCACCGGCCCGGCCGTCGCGCGCCACCGGCAGGGCCTCCCGCGCCGCCTGCCCCGCCGCTAGTTCTTCCCGCAGAAACGCCAGCAGCGCCGTGGGCTGGGGCCCCAGCGTCTTCTCGTTTGCTTGGGCTTTGCGTTGCAGCGGCGCGTCCACATCGGCCGCCAGGGCCCCGGGCAGCAGTGCCCGCAGCGGCGCGAACTCCATCGGTGGCACCGTCTGCCGTTCCCAAATCCAGCGGGCGGCCAGCGCAGCGCGCAGGGCGTAGAACAGCCGCTTCAGCCGTACTTCTTCGCCCGCCAGGTCTTCGGCTACGCCGCGCCGCAGCTGCCCCAGGTAGTGGTGCAGCCCCGCCTTCAGGTTGAACGCTCCGGGCAGGAACGGAGCCAGCCGGGCCCGGAAATCCAGCGCCTCGTGGTACACTACCGGCGACTGCAACCACTCGAACAGCGCCGCGTTGGTGCCGCGCAGTAGCCGCAGGGCCTTGCGCAGCTCCCAGCCGGCCAGGTCCAACTCGTCGTCCACGGGGAAGTTCAGCGTGTCGGAGCCCTCGTCCAGGGCCAAGTACCAGTCCGCCGGGTGGCAATAAATGAACCGCCCGTCGTAATCCGAATCCGGCGAAGGAAACCCCCAGGCCCGGCTGCCCGACTCGCAGGCATAGAGGATGCGGATGCCGTGCGCGGCTTCGAGGTCTACAAGGGCCGTTTGGATGCGGAAAGTCATTGAGTTTCTTAAACAGGAAACCTTATCTTCGCTGAAAGTGTACCCCATGAAAGAGAAATTTCAGGTTCAGTTATCCAGCGAAGTACGCGAGTTTATTGGAAGTTTAGACGAAAAAACCCGTGACAAGATTCTCTACAACATTCGCAAAGCCCAGCTAATAAACGACCAAGAGCTATTCAAAAAGCTAACCAACGGGATATGGGAATTCAGAACCTTATTCAACAAAACCAACTACCGAATTTTTGCTTTCTGGGACAAATCCGGTTCAGTTGATACCTTGGTGCTGACAACGCATGGCATCATCAAAAAGACCGGCAAAACGCCCCAAATTGACTTGGATAAAGCTGAGAGAATTCGTAAAATTTATTTCGAACAGAAAACTAACTAGCTATGAAAACCGACGATAAAATGAAATTCTATGCGCTGGACGAAGTCGTTGATGAACACATCGGCCCCGTCGGCACGCCCAAGCGCGACGCTTTTGAAGAGGAATTACGCCTCGACCTGCTCGGCAAAGCTATCAAAGAAGCCCGCCTGCAACGCAACCTGACCCAGCAGCAACTTGGGGAACTAGTGGGCGTGCAGAAAGCGCAGATTTCCAAGCTGGAGAACAGCATAACCGATGCGCGTTTTGATACGGTAATGAAGGTGTTTAAAGCGTTGAACGCAAAGGTTAATTTCAGTGTGGAATTACTGAATCAGAATTCGGTAGTTGTATAGTAAGGTCGGTTAATTAGAAATAAAGCATTACTTCCTCTTAAAAAAAATACTTAGAATGTATACTGTAAAATCAAACTCAAAGAACGAAGGGTTGGACTTTCATACTTTTAATGAGTAATTTCTAAACATATGTAGTCAGCGTAAACATGATGGAATGGCATCAGCATTTGCATTTATACTTTATGATTTTACAAATCCACAAATTGCTGAAGTTTTAAACAAAGAAAGCTATTGGCTAAGTCTTGATTCAACATCTGAAAAATATTTGACCGTTTTTAGCTTTCATTATAAACCCAAAATGCGTTATAGAAGAATAAAACATATAAATACCCAAGGAGACTACGAAACTAAGTATTTAACTAATATTAGCAGTTTCAACAACCCATCTCATGAATCAAATGATATTATTAAGAAGTACTTTGGAGAAGAAGTACAGGTAAAATATCCTGCTATACTG is a window from the Hymenobacter nivis genome containing:
- the mce gene encoding methylmalonyl-CoA epimerase; this encodes MLTNLEHLGLAVPDLAAATALYAKLLGTEPYKTEHVASEAVDTVFFQVGGSKIELLAGTSPESAITRFLEKKPAGIHHVAFEVDDIEAEMARLRTEGFVLLNEAPKRGADNKLVCFVHPKSAGGVLVELCQTIIADLTNF
- a CDS encoding IscS subfamily cysteine desulfurase, translated to MLKLPIYLDNNSTTPLDPRVLETMMPYLTDVFGNAASRNHPFGWAAEEGVDYARTQIAQLIGCDAKEIIFTSGATEGDNLGIKGVFEMYAQKGNHVITTTTEHKAILDTCNHLEKIGGRVTYLPVDELGLISLADLEAAMTPETILVTIMYGNNETGTIQPIREIAAIAHKHGALFMTDGTQAVGKIPVDVNADGIDIMAFTAHKMYGPKGIGALYVRRKNPRVKVTAQMDGGGHERGMRSGTLNVPGIVGMGKACELARLEMAADAARLSVMRDRLQAELMTLEETYVNGSVESRLPHVANISFKYVEGEGLMMGIKDLAVSSGSACTSASLEPSYVLKALGLSDDLAHSSLRFGLSRFTTDEQIDYAINHVKEAVTKLREMSPLWEMHKEGIDLSKIEWAEH
- the iscU gene encoding Fe-S cluster assembly scaffold IscU, giving the protein MAYSDKVIDHYSNPRNVGTLDKSKKNVGTGLVGAPECGDVMRLQIEVDKATNTITDAKFKTFGCGSAIASSSLATEWLKGKTVDEALAIDNMEIVEELALPPVKIHCSVLAEDAIKSAISDYRVKNGLPALELAHH
- a CDS encoding HesB/IscA family protein, with amino-acid sequence MITVSDKAKEKVERLMHDSELDATYRLRASVAGGGCSGLSYKLDFDNEVRPMDQEFEDKGVHVVVDMKSFLYLAGTELDFSDGLNGKGFQFNNPNASRSCGCGESFSV
- a CDS encoding nucleotidyltransferase domain-containing protein, whose amino-acid sequence is MTIADLRHEGLILFEAVSGSRAYGTDLPHSDTDLKGVFVLPEDQFFGLDYVPQVANATNDEVFYELLRFVELLLKNNPTVLELLGTPADCIIYQHPLFAQFRAPDFLSQLCRQSFAEYAVAQIRKAKGLNKKINHPEPPARKAVLDFCYVTVGAGGQPVGPWLAR
- a CDS encoding nucleotidyltransferase domain-containing protein, with translation MTFRIQTALVDLEAAHGIRILYACESGSRAWGFPSPDSDYDGRFIYCHPADWYLALDEGSDTLNFPVDDELDLAGWELRKALRLLRGTNAALFEWLQSPVVYHEALDFRARLAPFLPGAFNLKAGLHHYLGQLRRGVAEDLAGEEVRLKRLFYALRAALAARWIWERQTVPPMEFAPLRALLPGALAADVDAPLQRKAQANEKTLGPQPTALLAFLREELAAGQAAREALPVARDGRAGELDALLRALLREAFAG
- a CDS encoding type II toxin-antitoxin system RelE/ParE family toxin, coding for MKEKFQVQLSSEVREFIGSLDEKTRDKILYNIRKAQLINDQELFKKLTNGIWEFRTLFNKTNYRIFAFWDKSGSVDTLVLTTHGIIKKTGKTPQIDLDKAERIRKIYFEQKTN
- a CDS encoding helix-turn-helix transcriptional regulator, with translation MKFYALDEVVDEHIGPVGTPKRDAFEEELRLDLLGKAIKEARLQRNLTQQQLGELVGVQKAQISKLENSITDARFDTVMKVFKALNAKVNFSVELLNQNSVVV